The Diceros bicornis minor isolate mBicDic1 chromosome 28, mDicBic1.mat.cur, whole genome shotgun sequence genomic sequence ACGAGAAAGCCACGCAAGGATACCCACATACCTTCTCGTCTGATACCTCAAGTTTTCTGCAAAGAACACGAATTAATCGTGTAACCAGAGAAAAGTAACAAATAGAGGTTACTTTAAAACATCAGAAATTATTTTAAGCCTGTATTTTAAGCACCATAAGCCTCTGGGCGGTCTGTCCAGCCCTTCCTGATCTTGGggtggaagggggctgggggtaaTCAGGAAGAGCTGCACCAGGCTGCTTATTCCCAAGATGAGTGCTCAACACTGAAAAGGCAGCCTCACAGCCTCCACCTCATGGGGACCTGGCCCCAAATCCTGGCAGGACCACTCATCTCAGCACCGGAACCAGGACCCTCTGTGCCCACGTGCCCCAGGTTTCTCGTCGTCTTTTCTAGTGAAGACAAACATCCACCTCACAGGGCCAGTGAGGCCCCCATCTCCTCGCCCTTGCCAAAGCAGTCTCGAGTGCTTCACCCCAGCTCCACCCCACGCCCCGAGGCAAGGAGCTGCTCCCTATGCCAGGTGGAGGCAAGGCCTCTGGGACGAGGGCAGCGCCCACCAGGGGCTTCCAGGGGTCCCATTCCACAGGGGCCTGTAGGAAGGGAGCCCTGTGTCCCCCAGGGCCTGCAGCACAAGTTACCTTCCTCATGATCTTCCTGCCGTAAAACATCACTTTGTCTCTCTTCCGGAACCTGTACTGAGGAGTGGGCTGCACTTGTCCTGCGGGGGGAGCAGAGGGGCCGCCTGAGCCACGGCCAGGGCACCTCGAGGTGTGAGGGCTCTGGGAGGGCAGCCTGGGGGATGAGTGGTGCGCACACTGAATTCATCCTGCCCCTGCTACGTCACACAGCATGTGGGAAAGGCACACAGCCTCTCGTCCCAGGGCTGACAGACCAGCTCACAGGAAGCAGGAATCGCATCTCTTCTCATTGCAGCCAGGTTCGGAAACCAGAACTGAGAAAGCTCCGAACAGACTCAAATTCTGTGGATCCAACGTGCTCAGCCTCAGCCTAGACACGCCAGCAGTTTCCAGCAAAGGCCACCATGGGCTTGAGGGCTGCTCTGGGGAGCTCAAAACATGTCGCGGGCCATCCAAACGTCCCCCCACCCTTCCGAGTCCTCGTCCTCCTCCCTCTAGAGCCGGAGTCCGAAACAAGATACTCACGGAATTGGCTAACCCTTCTGTACACAAAAAAGACAGTGACGCCAACGAGGGCCAGGGCCAGGAGGGCTCCAATCACAATCCCCGTCAGCTGGGCAAGGTCACAGACAGAGCTCCTGTCAGTAAGGCCACCGCAGAGCCCCTCCCGACCCTGACCACAGCCTGGGCACAAAAGGGCCGGGGGCAGCCACGGGTGAAACAGGTCACAGAACCTGCGACCCACCCCTCGCCTGGGAGCACCTGAGGTGGTTACCATGGTGGACTGCAAAGGCTGCTCCGTCAGCTGCAGCCCCCAGGATCGCAGAGTAGCATCCAGACAGAAGCCAGCCTGGAGAAGAACACCGCAGTCAGGCCGGGCCAGGATGGGCATGGCCCTGGCTTCCCAGGACAGCAAGAATAGAGCTGTCGGTCACGGAGGATGTCAGCAACCCTGGAGATCTCCAGAAAAGAAGCGATCTTCTGGGTTGCTGAGGTCCTCTGAGCCCATCTGCTCAGAAGCACGTGGACAGCAACCTGTCTCCCACAGGTATCTCAGGGACAGCGGGCAGGGGCCAGCAGCTGTGCCGTGTTGATGAAGCTCTAGGCATCATTAATACATCTGAATCCTAAATCCTCGGCTGTCCAGTTCCTCAGGATGCAAGTGCAGAGGAGCAAGCCCGGCTGGCCACAAGTGGTACAAAGGCCATCTCTCAGTGCCCTCTGATCACTAACAGGACCACGTGCTGCTGGTCCCGGGGCACAGGGAATCCCACACACCAGCAGAGCTGGGAAACTCCACGGAGGCGTCTGGATTCTGACATTAAATACCAGCTCACAGCAGAGAAGGGCTCTCTATGCCTGCTCCCCTACTGCCTCCCAGGGAATGAGTTCACAGTGGCTTCAGAATTCCAGAcccaagggagggagaaaagagaaaaaagtgaatgCAGGATGGTGAATGGGCAGATGGCTGGTGCCACTCATATGGAGGATGCTGGTTGATTCCccaagatgaaaatgaaaacaagagcAAAACCAGCCAAACAAGCAGCCACTCGCCATTCCTCCTGGGATCACACACCTCTTCCCAAGTAGTCAGGAACaggatggggtgggggtaggggacaCTTGTCAATCCTTTCAAGTTTCTACATAAGTACCAAGGACTGAAGTAGCTTGCGCCATCCTTCAGAGAGCCAGGACCAGACACAGCATTGATGCCAGAACACCCAAGGAAATCGAAGGGCAGGACGCTGAGAAAGCATCTCAGAATGTTGCATCAAGACAGAATAAGTAAGTGCTCTGAAAAACTCAATCTTTTAAACTTGGCTCAGGAGGCAAATGGAAGCAGTGGGGGCTCGGTGGGGCCTCAGAGCTGAGGCACCCAGCCCCTTCTGGCCCAAACTGTGCTCAGCTCACAAGAACTTGTCAGTTAGAGAGCAGAAGAGCACCCACCACCACACCCTTCGTGTGAATGTGTCCTTCGGAGCTCAACCACCACTGGGAGGACAGCCCGGCCCACCCAGGGAAAGGGTCCCACGGCGTCCCCTAACCTATTTACACCGTCTCCTACAGGCGGGCACCTCAGACTCTTTCAGTTTTTCGCCGTTGTTTTAACGCAGCTAATGTCCTGGTTTAGGAGTAAAGGCCTTTGTAACCTGACTACAGACAGTCAGCTGAGAAAAACACCCTACGACAAGACAGCAGGTGAAGTCCTCAGGGGAAGCAGGAACTGACAGCTGCGACTCCGGGGAGAAGGGGCAGGGCCCAGCGACAGGGGCAGAGGGGCCTGAGGCCCACCCCACACCGGGCTGAAAGGAGCCGGCAGAGCAGACGCTAACCCCCTTTCCCTGGTCCAGTAATGCCCCAGCGGGGAATTCTAAGGCTCTGATCCGTCCTTGGGCTCCTCCTGTTCCGTACCTCTGGGCCGGCGTCCTCTCGCTCCATGGCTGGAAACCAAACAGCGAAGGTGAGAAGGAGAGACGGGTTCAAACCCCGCGGCCCCGGCTCGGGCGGCAGAGCAGCGCTCTCAGCCCTTCTCCGGCTCCTCTCCCCGAGCGAGCTCTGGCTGCGGGGAGACCCTGCGGAGACACCGCGCTCTCCACAAGAGGCCGCCCTGTCGGAAGCCCCGGCGCCACCTCGCTCGCTGTAAACAGCGCCGTGTGGCCGCGCGGGAACCCGGGACCGCGGCCAAGTGCGGCTCCGCTCCCCGCCAGCGGTCAAGGGCGCGGGCGGGCGGCCGGCTCCGGGTGCCGGGAGGGGCTGCCGCCGGGGAGGGAGCTGGGCGGCGGCCCCAGCGGCCCGCGCGGGGACCGCCGCCCCGCGGGAGGAGCGCGGCCCCCGCCCCTGCGGCCCCAGGCCCCGAGAAAAGCGGCAGCAACGCAGGCTCTCTGTCTCcaagctcccacccagagacgcCGGGCGACGGCAGGCGCGGCGTCCGCGTCCGCGCCGTCCCGCGTGGGCACCCTCCTTCTCAGACCCTCCAGGGCTGCAGCCCCGGGACCCCGGCTCGGCGCCCCCAGTACCCTGCCCGGCCCCTGCCCGCCCCCAGGCCTGCGGCGGGACGGAGCCTTCCGTTTCCCAGCTGGGACAGCACCGCCCGGAGACCTGGAGGCAGCGACTTCGTGGGCGTAGGGGTCAGAGGAGCGGCGGAGTTTGCCGGCGTGGGATTTCGGGGGGCGTGGGGTTGGGGGGGCGTGGAGGTTAGAGAAGCGGCGGACTTGGGGGGCGTGGGGTTTCGGGGGCCCAGAGTTTTGCGGGGCGTGGGGTTGGGGCGGCGTGGAGTTTTGGGGGCCGTGGTTGAGGGCGTGGGGTTTGGGGGTCCGGAGTTTTGGAGGGGCGTGGGGTGTGGGGCAGCACTTGACGTCCGCGGTCTGAGAGGGCGCTCCCACAGGGTCCGGCTCCCACAGGCGGCTCACCGCGCATGGCAGGGCCGGGCGGGCCTGTGGGAGCCATGTCTGCCCTCCCATAGGCCGGACCCGAGGCTAGCTCAGGGCGTTCGACAGCAACTCACCGGGACCGCGCGCTGCCAAGCCCGCGCTCCCGACTCCCGCGCTCCGCTCGCTCCGCCCCACGCCCCGCCCCCGACGACTGCGCTCCCGACGTCCGCGCTCCCGACGCCCCGCCCCGACGACTGCCCTCTCCGGCGCCGGGTCTCCTCGTGCATTGGCCGAGTCCCCACCGGTCCCGCCCCATCGCTTGCCGAGGCTGCGCATTGGACGCGGCGTAGCCAATCGGAGCTGCTTTCGCCGCAGCGCGGAGGCGTGGGCGCCGGAAGCCGTCGTGGGCCCCAGAAGCCATCGTGGGCCCCGGAGGCGGAGCCTGGGTCCGCACAGGCTCTAGGGGGCCGCAGCCGGGCCGGTGTGGCAGGGCTCGGAGAGGGTTCGTGTGGTGTGGCGCCGGCATGGGCCTGCTGAGCGGGGTGGCCCGCTGCCTGGTGCGGGGCGCCGACCGGATGAGCAGGTGGACCAGCAAGCGGGGCCCGCGCACCTTCTGCAAGGGCCGCGGCGCCAAGGGCACCGGCGTCCACGGCCGCGGCGGGAAGTTCGTGCAGGTCCGGGAGATGGTCCCGGAGCTGGTGGTGCCCGACCTGGCCGGCTTCCGGCTCAAGCCCTACGTGAACTACCGCGCCCCGGCCGGCGCGGACGCGCCCCTGACGGCCGAGCAGCTCTTCCGGGACGCGGCGGCTCCTGCCATCGAGAGGGACTTCCGGGACGGCACCTTCGATCCCGAGCGCCTGGACAAGTACGGTTTCGAGCCCACCCAGGAGGGCAAACTCTTCCAGCTGTACCCCAAGAACTTCCCGCGCTAGGAGCGGGACGGCGCCGGGCCCGAGCGGCGGACTGCGCCCCGCCGCCCTCACTGGACGGAGTCCCCGCCGCCCTCACCGGCGTCCTCACCGGGCTGCGCCCCCGGCGCCCTCACCGGCGTCCTCACTGGACGGAGTCCCCGCCGCCCTCACCGGCGTCCTCACCGGcctgcgcccccccccccccgccctcaCCGGCGTCCTCACCGGGCTGCGGCCCGGCGCCGTCACTGTTGCTCTTTACCGGCCGCCAGTCCCGGGGTGGGTGGGTGCGGAGGCGCCCCCCTCACTTCGTTTCTATTAAAGATCTCGGCTACGGTCCAGCGTGTGTTTTGGCATCTGGTCATTGAAATGCAAGTGTGCAACCAAACAGGTGGAGTATAGGGACCTGAGCGAAGTTCTCAATCAGTCTATTCCCTAGGAGAGGAACAGTCGTCTTCCCAACCAAAAGGTTCTGGAGAAGTGGCATGGGCAGGAAAACATCGCTTAGCTTGCAGAGGGAGAAGAATTTACGAGGCCTATGCTCCGCATGGCATCGCAGGTTAATTCATTTATCCGCCCCCCCAGTTCTTTCCCAAGGAGCAACCCATGAGCATACTCTTTATGGGTTCCAGAGCAACTGTTTGTGGGGGTCAAGTGAAAGAAACTGCCCTTCTTGGGGCAAACCCAAAGATGAGGCCACACAGAGAATTAGTACCAAAACTAGGATTTCTCTAGTAATCTAGCCTCTTTACTCTGTGTTCACCTGTTTCAGTGCATAGTCCCTGAGATCTTCTGCATTCTGTTTAATTGGCCCTTAAGTTAAATATCTTAACACAAACTCTAAAGGAGGGTTCAACATTTTTCTATTGAAATAAATGGGCCATTAGCTGGAAATTGATCATCTTAGCATATGATAATTTTTTAGAACACATTCTGACCTATGTTGCATGTTGCGTTGTATCATCAGAAGACAAAGCAAAGGATAGAAGTGTGTGAACATCTATGTATCATATTAGCAGATGCTGAGGATGAGACAAATTCAACAGTGGCCTGTACCTTTCCTTCCAGAGAGACAAGGATGAACTCATCGGTGGAAGTCAGATGAGTCACAAACCCAGTTATGTTCCTGGAGTTGCTGTATCCAGGGTTTGGAAGCTACTGAGTGTACTAAGGCCACAACGAGGAAGTGTGATTAGTCCACCCGTACTGTCTTAACAGACAAGTTCATGACCCACTAAGGCAACCTGAAACAGTCCACGCTCCCTTTGCTTATCTGCACAGGAGACTTATTAATAATACAAGCACTCTGGTGCCTAAATGAGGTAATCTTTTTAAATGTTCAATTAAAACTATTTCTGGTGTTATaaagtagctttaaaaaaaaaaaaacttcatctaGTTAATATAAATAGTTGCTTAAATAAATATGAAGAAGTAAAAGTCAACTCGACACAAGAAACTGACAAGTCTGAGAGCTAGGAACCAAGCCCTCCCACTCCCCGCGCCCAGCAGCATGCTAGGCTAGGGCAAAGGCCCTTTTGCTGCCAGACAGAATCCCCATTTTCAAGGGCCCCAGCAGACAGGTTTCCTTAAGAGAAGCCAACAGTTTCTTAACTGTCTATACTGTAGATTCCATAAGATGCACTGAGCCCTATACAGTAACCTGCAGAGACTGCAGTAAGAATCTCAAGGATATGCTCTGAGGGCAGTTCATTCACAGACCAAATACAGTCGCACTCTTGGTTTTATTTGTGGAAATGGTCTTAATGATTTCAAACCAAGCAAACTCTTCCCTAGCTCAGCGGTTCTCCCACTTCCAGAGGTGAAGAACGTGATCATAAAAGGAGCACGTGGCTAGAAGGTTGATGTCCAAGTTTGCTGCCTGCAAACAGAGGCCACAGTCACAGATTGTGGCCTCTGCAGTGTGCAGCTGGCTGCCGCTCTTCACGCCCTCTGAGAGTGGCTGGAGGGCAGTCCTCGGTTTGCCTCCACTCTGGGGTTTGCTATGGCCCTCTTTATCGTCGGCTGCTAAACGATCAGAAGAGGCAGCAGGCGACTGGCCCACAACCTTCAGGTTATAGACCAGATCTGCTGTTCTGGCTCCTGGGTCGCTGCAGGGAAAAGACCCTGAGCAGAATGACTGCTGAGTCTTTGGCAGATGGTGGAAGTAGAGCCAGGACCAATCAGCTCCATACACCAGTGAGTTGGGCAACGTATGAGACACAGAGACTGCATATGcttcctgcttctcctctggAAGAGACAGGAGAATACAGGAAATGCAACGTTACCAAGAATCCGTCTCATCACCCCCAACCAATGGCCCCTGCCCACCCTCAAAGGGAGACTCTGCCAAGAACAGCCACTCACTCATCAGCAACCACTGTGTGTCGTGCACAAGAATCATTGAGACGGGGACAGGTGAGCAGAGAAGTGAGTATGCTGTGTGTGCCTGAGAGAGGAATCAGCCTGGGCTACAGAACCACAGATGCATGGGTGCTTTTCCAAGTCGGAGGACTTGGTAAAAGCCTCTcagttaagactttttttttttttttttaattttatttatttattttttcccccaaagccccagtagatagttgtatgccatagctgcacatccctccagtcgctgtacatgggacacagcctcagcatggctgtagaTGcgttgcgtcggtgcacacccgggatctgaaccccggccgccagcagcggagcgcgcgcacttaaccgctaagccacggggccggccctctcagtTAAGACTTAAAGCAAAGGACAAGAGTCATCcatatgagagagaaagagatgtatGGGAAACAGGGAACAAGCACGTGTGCAGTACAGTGGTAGAAAAAACCTGACGTGAGGAACCACACACAAGTGGACGTGGCTGAAGGCCGTCGGGGAGTGGTGACACATAACCGGAGGGTCAAAATCATGCAAAGTGCAGCATGCTCCATTAAAGAGTTGGAATTTTAGCTTGGAAAGGAGTCATTGAAGAGTTTAAGCGTGAGCAGTTTTCCTTAGGGTAAGTTGCTGTGGCAACTCTGAGGCTGGAGGGTGGGACTGGAAAGAGGTCAGGGTTGCTTCCAGACAGTACCCAGCTGCAGAAGGTTTGAAAGTGACATCTgaccagaaaaagaaatgatgaggTGCTGCCAAACCTGAGGTGGTCCAGGTCAAGGCTGGGGCTGGCAAGAGCTGCCATGGAAAGCTAGTGGCCTGTGAGCTGGGGATGTGGACTTAGAGAACTGTCAGCAGCTGGAAGCCTGGTGGCCATTCAGGTCTTCAGTAAGCCTGGACAGCCACGACACTCTGAAAGGGTGGCCACTGCTGCCTCCCAAGTGCAGGGATCAATGCCACAATGTCTGAGTGATGATCAGAATGAGCAATGATGAAGAAAGGAGAGGCGCAGACTAGGTCGATGCTGGAATTGGGAAACAAGCCACGGACACAACGATGACACAGGAGATCCTACTCCCTAACCCAGCGCGGCGCCTGGGCAGAGGCGGCTCCAGAGGAGCCAGATGCCGAGCTTCCTCAGCCAGAGAGGCGCTCAGGCAACACGCATGGGAGGAGGCTCCCCAGGAAACCATCCCTGTCCTCTGTGTTAACGCCTGGACGGGATCGGGAGATGGGGCCGCTGGGACAATAAGGGCTCGCCACAGCCTTTCCAACAACCACTCAAAGCACCCACTGCTGGCCAGGACCCCGGCCAGGCCCCAGGTAACCCAGTGAACATGGCTGGTCCTCCGGCCACACAGTAACATCACACCCAGTAATACAGACATGTCTCCtactcaagtgcacgtggaacatgaACAGAACAATCATGCTAGGCAAAAAAGGATTGAAAAGTTccataaaatagaaatagtaCAAGCAATGCTCTCTAAtcataatgcaataaaattaaaaattaataacagtcaaaaaacaaaagagtCCTTCCacttagaaattttaaaacatgggccggccccgtggcttagcggttaagtgtgcgcgctccactgctggtggcccgggttcggatcccgggtgtgcaccgacgctctgcttctacggccatgctgaggctgcgtcccacgtacagcgactggaaggatatgcagctatggcatacaattatctactggggctttgggggaaaaaataaataaataaaattataaaaaaaaaaaattttaaaacctactAAACCACACTTGGGTCAAAGGGGAAATATAAACTCAAATcaccaaatttctttttaaaaaatgaaaatgaaatcacaGTCACACATCACTTGACGACGGGGATGGTTCCTGAGAAAGGCATCCTTAGGTGATTCCAGTTTTGCTCGAACACCACAGAGTGAACTCACCACCTAGACGGCAGGACCTACGACACACCTAAGGCTCTAGGGAACTGATCTTAAGGGACTGCCGTCAtacatgtggtctgtcattgaccccagtgtcattatgcagtgcatgactgtactacaCATCAGAACCTAAAAATAtgcttaaatcagaaaaattcaGACATAAAAACCCCTAAATTAATACAAGCAAAATAATAAGGTATGTGAATTGTATTCCCAACtcaaaatactagaaaaagaaCCAAGGAGGCACAAGGAAGGAAACCACAAAGATCAAAAGAGTGAGTGATGaagtagagaacagaaaaaccacACAACTGTAATAAAAACTAAACCCCACTTCTTCAAAAGACATGACAAAACGGTAGCTAAcctaaggagaaagagagaacttgccatatgtatttgtatatgtgCATAAATATACAAAGTAAAACATGACAAAGCGGAAATAACCATTAaagaggaaattttttttaaaaaatcacaagtgACTTCTTTACACACCTTAAtgcaaataaatttcaaaatgtagATGAAATGAATAATAGCCTAGGAAAATACAGTTCACCAAAATTGACTCCAGTAGAGACGTAAAGCATCAACAAACCAATTTCCAGAGGAACTGATAAAGCGACTACCATACACAGTAGATCAGGCCCAGGTAGTCTTACAGGAGACTCACcaactcttggaagaaaagatAATCCAAATGATGCATAAATTattcaagagaagagaaaatgaagaaaatttttcacacttctggttttgattttcacATGAACCAAACGTAATGCTGATATCTAATCTTGATAAAAACAGCATAAAAGAAGATTTGTGTCACCTTTCAACATTAATGCAAAATCCTAATTAAAATATcaccagaggggccggcccggtggcgcaagcggttaagtgcgcgcgctccgctgcggcggcccggggttcgctggttcggatcccgggcgcgcaccgacgcactgcttggtaagccatgctgtggcggcgtcccatataaagtggaggaagataggcaccgatgttagcccagggccgtcttcctcagcaaaaaaaaaaaggaggaggattggcggatgttagctcagggctgatctcctcacaaaaaaaaaaaagaaaaaaaaaaaaaatatcaccaGAGTCCaataccacattaaaaaaataacataccataatgaggtgggatttattccagaaatatATTCCATATTAGGAAATCTacaaaatttaccatattaatatatctaaggagaaaaataacacaGCTCTACAGATataaaagcatttgacaacaaTTCAGCAAttcctggtttaaaaaaaatactcaagAAAACAGGAATTGATGGACACTCcttcaatataataaaatagaTACACTTTAGTCCTTATACATTATCGTACTCAATGGGAACCACCAAGGACATCCCTATCAAGGTCTGAGAAAAGGCAAGGATGCCCTTCACCTTTTTGAAACTGTATTGGAGATATCAATGGATGAAAGTaaacaagagaaaacaattattggcattagaattggaaaataaagaataaaaccaTATATTTTTGCAGATTACATGATATTTACTTGGAAAACCCAGAGAATCAATGATAAGACTAACAGAAAccggcccggccccgtggcttggcagttaagtgcgtgtgctctgatgctggcggcccgggttcggatcctgggcgcacactgacgcactgcttctccggccacgctgaggccgcgtcccacatacagcaactagaaggatgtgcaactatgacatacaactatctactggggctttgggggaaaaataaataaataaataaaattataaaaaaaaaaaaagactaacagAAACCAAAAACTTTAGTTAGGTAGCAGCATATGAAATTACCAACAAAAAACCCAATAGCTTTCAAATACTCAGACAGTATCCATTtagaagataaaatgaaagagaaaaaccccattcacaatagcaacaaTAAAGATAAACTACCTAGGAATGAAGTTAACAAGAAATATACAATGTATACATAGAAAAATGTTAAAACCCTCTGAAAGATAGAAAAACAGACTTGAACAAATGGAGAGATATCCCTTTTCTTGTATAAGATGACTCCAGATGATAAAATAAGTCAGTCGTAAAGTTAA encodes the following:
- the MRPL41 gene encoding large ribosomal subunit protein mL41 — encoded protein: MGLLSGVARCLVRGADRMSRWTSKRGPRTFCKGRGAKGTGVHGRGGKFVQVREMVPELVVPDLAGFRLKPYVNYRAPAGADAPLTAEQLFRDAAAPAIERDFRDGTFDPERLDKYGFEPTQEGKLFQLYPKNFPR
- the DPH7 gene encoding diphthine methyltransferase, which codes for MNEAGPGLQDVATWQAHHFEAWIAAFNYWQTEIVYSGGDDGLLKGWDTRTPGTSLFTSKRHSMGVCSIQSSPHRENVLATGSYDEHVLLWDTRNMKQPFVDMPAHGGVWRLKWHPFHYHLLLAACMHSGFKIFNCQKAIEEKQEAYAVSVSHTLPNSLVYGADWSWLYFHHLPKTQQSFCSGSFPCSDPGARTADLVYNLKVVGQSPAASSDRLAADDKEGHSKPQSGGKPRTALQPLSEGVKSGSQLHTAEATICDCGLCLQAANLDINLLATCSFYDHVLHLWKWENR